A region from the Vicia villosa cultivar HV-30 ecotype Madison, WI linkage group LG3, Vvil1.0, whole genome shotgun sequence genome encodes:
- the LOC131656774 gene encoding GDSL esterase/lipase At4g10955-like produces the protein METTTQLQKLKEEEKVVVEEEKHVIQTPQEHEEEAHPYAFHVSGPRNLVNLNWRDLISSSWKDSNYKRTVIACFIQAVYLLELDRQENRQPETALAPNWWIPFKYKLTKTLIDERDGSIFGAILEWDRSAAMSDLVLIRPSGAPKAVLALRGTLLKSLTMRRDIEDDLRFLAWESLKGSVRFKVAFDTLKAVSDAYGSSNVCVAGHSLGAGFALQVGKSLAKDGIYVETHLFNPPSVSLAMSLRNIGEKAELAWRRIKSMIPSRNEEVNNINSDENNKIKKNWMMPWLTNLKNNGFGVGKWVPHLYVNNSDYICCSYNEPDRSNEKNDGGGDSNKENVGPNNNGCHVSAKLFVVNKEKQKFHEAHGLEQWWSNDSSQLQQTIHTSKLISRQLKSLYTNGGGGGGGSGSGSSSSSQVLQGKTK, from the exons ATGGAAACAACAACCCAATTGCAGAAactgaaagaagaagaaaaagtagTAGTAGAAGAAGAAAAGCATGTGATTCAAACACCGCAAGAGCATGAAGAAGAAGCTCACCCTTATGCATTTCATGTTTCCGGTCCTCGGAATTTGGTGAATCTTAACTGGAGAGATCTTATTAGTTCTAGTTG GAAGGATTCAAATTACAAGAGAACAGTTATTGCTTGTTTTATACAAGCCGTATACTTGCTTGAACTCGATCGACAGGAGAATCGACAACCAGAAACTGCTCTAGCACCAAACTGGTGGATTCCTTTCAAGTACAAGCTAACAAAGACACTGATAGACGAAAGAGACGGTTCAATTTTCGGCGCAATACTTGAATGGGACAGATCCGCTGCAATGTCTGATTTAGTATTAATCAGACCAAGTGGTGCACCAAAAGCTGTTTTAGCACTAAGAGGAACTTTACTAAAAAGCCTCACAATGCGAAGAGATATCGAAGACGACCTTCGGTTCCTCGCTTGGGAAAGCTTAAAAGGTTCCGTAAGGTTTAAAGTAGCTTTCGACACACTAAAAGCCGTTTCTGATGCATATGGAAGTAGCAATGTTTGTGTAGCAGGACATTCATTAGGAGCTGGTTTCGCACTTCAAGTCGGGAAATCATTAGCAAAAGACGGCATCTATGTAGAGACACATTTATTCAATCCACCCTCCGTTTCATTAGCTATGAGTCTAAGAAACATTGGTGAAAAAGCTGAGTTAGCTTGGAGGAGAATCAAATCTATGATTCCTTCACGCAACGAAGAAGTAAATAACATCAACAGCGACGAAAacaacaaaatcaagaagaattgGATGATGCCGTGGTTAACTAACTTGAAGAACAATGGTTTTGGTGTTGGAAAATGGGTTCCTCATCTCTATGTGAACAATAGTGATTATATATGTTGTTCTTATAACGAACCTGATAGATCGAACGAGAAAAATGATGGTGGTGGTGATAGTAATAAGGAGAATGTTGGTCCGAATAACAATGGTTGTCATGTTTCTGCGAAGCTGTTTGTTGTGAATAAGGAAAAGCAGAAGTTTCATGAAGCTCATGGATTGGAACAATGGTGGTCAAATGATTCTTCGCAGCTTCAGCAAACTATTCACACTAGTAAACTCATAAGCAGGCAGCTTAAATCTTTGTATACAAATGGTGGTGGTGGGGGTGGTGGTAGTGGAagtggttcttcttcttcttctcaagttTTGCAGGGAAAGACAAAGTAA